The DNA sequence AATGATTTGGGTAACTTGGTTTTGGCATTCCATTCTCATTGAATAGATTCTTGTAATCCTGAACGGCCAAAAATGTAACACAATTAATTACACAAACATATTTATTAAGTACATTAATCTAAACGGTAACACTACAAAGaccaaaaaaaagtcaaaatttattattaatctatattaaataagacaagttctagTTGGTTTTGTTTAttcttttttgttataaaatatttttataatttaaaattgaatttgagACTACTATACCCACTATCCATTGAATAGATTTGTTTCTTTAGGAAATAGAATATTatttccaaaataaaaatataaatatacgcACCTTAAGCCACTTCAGCACATTGGTTTTGTATCCAGTAGCAAAGATGATTGCATCGAAATGAGCATGTTGTCCATCAACAAATTTAACTACCTTTCCTTCCTTGATACTTGAAATACCAGGATAAACCTAAATTTAATTTAAGACAAGGATAACTAATTGATCGGATAGAACCCATTGTTAATTAAGAAATCAatttacaaattataattaattaactaaaaaagtataaaaaattaacttttacttAAACAACATTAACCGACTTTAatgtttagatttataatttaaaatctaaaattttagataaataaaataattttaaaaaatcgacTGATCTTAAAAAATTGATTATCTAGCATTAAACaagtatatatgtatttattaccTTCACTTTTCCCTTCTTAATCTTTTCTATACAACCAACATCAATGGTAGGAGTAGTACCACCTTTTATTTTGAGTGCAAAAGGTCCCTCCTTTGGCCTCGTCAAACCATACTTAAACATATTCCCATACTTCAATTTGCTCATAAGAACCATCATCTTGTCCACTTTATCCACCATGAAGTGTTTCAGCATCAACATACCCGCATACACCATTTCCTTAGTAAAATAATGCACCTGAATGAATAGCATACACCCACTATTAAATTTTGTTGGTTATTTTGAACTCTATAGGGTTCATATATTAGAACAGATGCAATGCATGCAATTTGATTGCAAGCACAAGAATTTACATAAGAGAAATGTTAGGGCCAGctaattttgtgatttgtagcaattaattagttatcattagtgtttttaatagtgtgagattatatctaattatataaaattattcacttttttttttactaattaagtGCTGGCTAGATAAACTTTCTCTTCACATAATTAAATAGCTCATATATATTTTAAGTTGATTTATTAAcactctaatttcaaaaattataaaaccatCTTTTTCAAAGATACAGACATATAAATAGTTACATATctagatagaaaaataatttacCTGACTTCTGACGACAATAGAGGTATATGCACCCCAAGTTGAAAGATCATAAGCAATTTCCATGCCAGAATTGCCACATCCAACAACCAAAACATTCTTCTTGTACATTTCTCTCCCATTCAAATACTTGCTACAATGCATGGACTCTCCTTGATAGTTCTCAAGTCCTTTAATGTTTGGGATGTACTCTTCACTATTCTCTCCACTCGCAACCACCAGAAACTCCGCTTCATAGATCTCGTCGACACCGGAAGAGTTGTTGGTAACAAGGAGCCTCCACTTTCCATTGCTTTGGTCAATGAAAGCAGAGTCAACAGAGCAGTTGTAGTTGATGGAAATGTTGAAATGCGCGATGTAAGAGTCAATGTAGCGCAAGAAATCAACCCTAGGGACAAAATTGGGAAAGTCAGAAGGAAAAGGATAATGTGGAAGGCTACAAAAGTCTTTTCCTAAGTGTAGTTTCAAACGATCATAGGCTCTTTTCCTCCAAAGAGAAACAGGGCAATCATCTCTTTCAAGAACAATGTTAGAGATTCTGAGTTTGTTGAGGCACCCTGCGGTTGCTATTCCAGCTGGTCCTGCACCTACAATCACAACAGGTACTTCAATAATCtgcatgcttgattgttatagttaataatcaattttttttccggTGACTAGTGAATAATCAATTTAGTCTTGgtgtttttatagttttataaaGTTCTGTTATTATTGAAAACGTGCATAAATTGTGATGATCTTTTTAtagttttttgtttgttttgttgtaATTATGGGGCAATGCATATGTTTTGAAGATAGTCTAATTGGTTAGTCAAGTAATTTTCAAGCCAAATTTATTCTTaccatctaaaattaaaaatcagttatcaaattaaaactaaaatataaaatatatatttaaaatatatgaaacattatatttaaaatatatatatatatatataatattttttaatttttatacataaCATATTATACAATAGGAGTAATATATCATTTAAGAAGATGATTTAATTAACATGTGTTTTAAGGTTATACATGttatagttattattaataaaaaattaattttttttactttaccaTGCAACATTTCTATCTAGGGATGTTAATGGGGCGGGGTgggggcgggggcgggggataCCTCCCTGTTCCCTGTTTTCGCCCCCCAAAATTGATCCCCATTTCCCGCGTTTTCTGTGTTCTTCGCGGGTCCCCATTCCCCATCTCTTTATGTTGAacatttatatgaaaattatagtaaaaaaattaaaaaaaaaaactacaaaacattattacaaacatatcttatccaagATTATAAGTCAAGAAATACAACATAACAAATCATAGTCCATAAGGGGATAAGCACTGAACAAGAAGAGTGGCCGGTAGCGACTGGCGAAAGGGTATGCTGCTATGGCTGTGACTGTCGACACAACTATGGGGATTGGGAGTTTTGAACTTTTCTGGAGAGTTGGGGCTTCGAAACGGCGCTAAGTGGAGTAGTAGGAGAGAATGGAAGACATTCAATaaggtagggttagggttttcaATAGGTGAAATCCCTAAAAATTCTTTATATTGGGAATAAATTCAGGGTATTTAAATAAACTCAAGAATTTGGGGAATTATCGGGGGCGAGGtggggatccccgctcgggtccccgtGCGTGTCTCGGGGGGATTTTAGTCCCCATCCCCAACTCCACGAAAAAAATCCCCACCTTCAGGTTCCCATTCAGAGCAGTCCCCATAGGGATCCCCGCGTTTCGGGGAATTTTGACACCCCTATTTCTATCTGAAACACTTAGCTATTTGTTTATTCCCTCTCAAACACCTTTTTTCCCCTCCTTCGTACTTGCTAAAGGATGGAAAAGCGTTGATTGTTCCTTGGACTGACTAAAGAGGAgtgataattaatataaaatttaagaatgtcaatatcattttttaatgtatgtattttaatttactctatttaatatttataaaaatatttaaatttatttaaaaaataaataaataataatttcttaTTACAAAAGATTTAAACGCTAACAAAATTAAccataaaagaataaaattaaagttatacccataaaaaatgaattatgttcgacaaaagtaattaattattaattttttattatttctattaaaaatttaattacaatgcCCAAATTATCCCATTCTCTTCCATTATCttcaactttttaaatttttcaactcAAGTCTCTGTTACCAACAAAATCACTacattttttctcaaattttgaatatcaccatcaccaccaccatcactgtcAACATCACAGTCAATACAACTCATCAATAAACCAAGACAGAATGAGACAAAAGGAGATAAATTACTGAAGGAAGATAAACAAAGCCAGGAGTAGTAACGGAGAGCAAAAATTATCAACGTTTTTGTCTTCAGTAATCATTAAGCtcgg is a window from the Arachis hypogaea cultivar Tifrunner chromosome 17, arahy.Tifrunner.gnm2.J5K5, whole genome shotgun sequence genome containing:
- the LOC112763854 gene encoding probable indole-3-pyruvate monooxygenase YUCCA11; protein product: MQIIEVPVVIVGAGPAGIATAGCLNKLRISNIVLERDDCPVSLWRKRAYDRLKLHLGKDFCSLPHYPFPSDFPNFVPRVDFLRYIDSYIAHFNISINYNCSVDSAFIDQSNGKWRLLVTNNSSGVDEIYEAEFLVVASGENSEEYIPNIKGLENYQGESMHCSKYLNGREMYKKNVLVVGCGNSGMEIAYDLSTWGAYTSIVVRSQVHYFTKEMVYAGMLMLKHFMVDKVDKMMVLMSKLKYGNMFKYGLTRPKEGPFALKIKGGTTPTIDVGCIEKIKKGKVKVYPGISSIKEGKVVKFVDGQHAHFDAIIFATGYKTNVLKWLKDYKNLFNENGMPKPSYPNHWKGEHGIYSAGFSKRGLEGISFDAKKIANDINFTLTSRVNQITS